A segment of the Luteolibacter sp. Y139 genome:
AGGCATTCGGCTTCACCCACGCCGACCATGTGAAACCACCACCGAAGTCCAGCGAAGGAGAAGCCACCACAGTCACCGGATCCGCGCCGAGCAAACGCGCTCCGCTACCGATGATCGCACCTTCGGATGTGGTCAGCGCGATGCTGCCGTTGTTGCCATTCGCAGTGGCATCCGCGGGCGCAGCACCGCGGTCGGCGAAGTGCCAGACCAGCGCTTCATCATGGACATCAGTCGTCTTTGCCGCGGGCACTGCGGAAGGATTCGCGGCACCGTAGTAAAGATTCACCGTGGTGTTGCCCGCAGCCAGCGATGGCACCTTCACCCAGATGAATCCGCCATCGACCATTCCATCGAACTTCTCGATCTCGTGCGGAAGCACCGTGCCGTCATCCGTAACAAAGCGCAGGTCGCTGCCATCCGTGGCTGCATGAGCGAATTGGAAATTGCCCTCGTGCAGACGAACCAGCACCGCAGCATTCTCGACCGGCCCGGAGAGCTTCGCGGCGTCCGCGCCGGTGTTAATCGTGATCTTCTGGCGATGGGTCCAGTCCTTGTTCCACCAGCCTTCAGCGGCGTGAAGCGGAGCGAGGAGCAAGAGGGAGGCGATGACGTGACGTGCGATCATGGTCAGGTTTGTTAGAATTCGGCCCAGCCGCGGAAGGTGACGCGGACCTCGCCGGACTCGGCGTCGGTCTGGTTCGTGAGGGGCACGGCGATATCGAGCGAGCCGTTGTAGTGGTCGCGCAGGCGGAGGCGCGTGCCCACTCCGGCGCTGAAGAAATTGTAGAAGGACTTCTGCGAGGGCAGCGGCTTCAGCACCGTGAGCGTGCCGCCATCGACGAAGGCATGGAGGCGCCACTCGTCGGCCTGGTTCCCCTTGTCATCCCTCTTTCCGATGAAGGAGCGAGTGCGATACTCAGCCGTGCCAAAGAGGCCATTGTCGCCCAGCGCGGTCGCTTCCAGGTAGCCGCGCGCATTGCCGAGACCGCCGCCGCTCAGTTGCTCGCTGTTGATCAGCGGCTGGCTGGAAAGCTGGCCCTGCACCTTGCCAAAAAGCTGCGAGCCATTCTCCAGATCGTGCGTGTGGGAAACATCACCGCGCAGGTAGATGAAGCTGCCATCGGCCTGGTAACGCTTGTTGTCGAACTCCCGCGCATCGCCGCCCATGCCGCGAAGATGGAGGTTCAGCGAGAGGTTCGCCTGGGTGAATGAGTTCTTGTGAACCCAGTTCGCCCCGTAATTCGCACTGATCGGATAATACTCGATCGGCGTGTTGGTAGGAACGCCGGCGGTGGTCAGATCCTCGTCAAAGGACTTCCAATCCATGCCGAGCGAAAAAGTCTGATAGAGGGTGTCAGTCCGAGGCAGATCGAAGAGGGCACGCAGCCCGATGATCTCCCCGCGACCCGCCACAGCAGCACCGCCCAGGGTAGAAATGTCGCTGTCCTGCTTGGTCGCCTGCAGCATCAGGCTGACACCGTCCGAGACACGCGCCATGTAGTAGCCCGAGTAGACCAGCGCATCATCCGGATTCTCCGGCGCAATCTGTAAATCCAGCCCGAGGGTGTGACCGCGCTGGAACATGTTCCCATAGCTGATCGAGGCATTCAGTCGCGATTGCGTCGTGTTCGGACTGTAGCGATTGTTCACCTCCAGCGAGCCGTGCAGCGGAGACTCGTCCTCGACCTCAAGGTCCACGTCATAGGTGCCGGGCTCGGCACCCGGCCGGAGCTGCGGCTTCACGGTGCGGTCCGGCAGGCGGTTCAGGGCGACAAGCTCCGCCTTCACCTTCTCGAAATCCGGCACATTGCCCTCAGCGAGCGACGGGATCTCCTCCTTGATCTTGCTCGGCAAATGATAGCGCGCTCCTGTCACGCGCAGCCTGCCGATCGTTCCCTCCGTCACCTGCAAGCGGATGATGCCCGAACGCGGATCCTGCGATGGAATCTGCACCGTCACCGTTTGATAGCCCTTGTCGCGATAGGTCTTCTCCAGAGAGGCACGCGCGCTTTCCACATCCGCCGCCGTGCGGCCCGGACCGAGGAAGGGATACACCGCATCTTCAATCTCCAGCGCCGACAGCAGCTTCGATCCCTGCACGCGATACTCGCGGACGAGCAAAGTCTGCTGCTGAGCGAGCGCCGGAAGCATCCCAGCGACAGCAAGCGAGATTCCCAGCACGACCACACGGGCCGGCCGGGAAAGGCGCGGGGGGAAAAATGACGGGGACGTTTTCACAATGGGCTGTCTCGATGCTGCCCCGAGGTCGGAAGAACTTCCTGCTCGCGGGTAAGATGGGACAAATAGGTGGTCCTTGCGGACCGCGGAAAATACCGGGGGAGGAAAACCCCGGGAACGTCCGCGCTAGGAAGAGGTGCAGCGCGGTCCGGTCCCGGGGCATCAGATAAGGATCAGTCTGTTGGCAGGGTGCCGGCGTAAACCGTGCCGCCATCGGCCAGGCGGTAAACCTTCAAGCTGGAGTCCAACGCGACGCCTTGCTGCGAAGCGACGACCGTCTTGATCTTGTTGGCAAGGGCTTCCACAAACGCGGCGCGGAATCCGGCCGGGTCTCCGGAGACGTCGACCACGCCCGAGAAGGTGCCTTGGCCGTCCAAGGGCTGCGGCACGACGATGCGGTTGTAAACCCAAAGCGTGTAGCGGCCGCTCTGCACGTTCGCCACGGTGTTATCGATGCCATTGAACTTGAGCGCGACGCCTTTGCTATTGGCCGGACGGGCAAGCCCCTGGCCATTGCCGAGGATCGTCGCATCCGCGTCGCCGGGCGTCACGTAGCCGACATACCAGCCAGCGGTCGCATTCGAGTCCGCCGCCTTGTAGGCAGTATCCGCGAGTGTGCGGGTCAGGGCGGTGGCCAGGTTGGCACCACTGGTGTGACCACCGGAGGAGG
Coding sequences within it:
- a CDS encoding ShlB/FhaC/HecB family hemolysin secretion/activation protein, with translation MLPALAQQQTLLVREYRVQGSKLLSALEIEDAVYPFLGPGRTAADVESARASLEKTYRDKGYQTVTVQIPSQDPRSGIIRLQVTEGTIGRLRVTGARYHLPSKIKEEIPSLAEGNVPDFEKVKAELVALNRLPDRTVKPQLRPGAEPGTYDVDLEVEDESPLHGSLEVNNRYSPNTTQSRLNASISYGNMFQRGHTLGLDLQIAPENPDDALVYSGYYMARVSDGVSLMLQATKQDSDISTLGGAAVAGRGEIIGLRALFDLPRTDTLYQTFSLGMDWKSFDEDLTTAGVPTNTPIEYYPISANYGANWVHKNSFTQANLSLNLHLRGMGGDAREFDNKRYQADGSFIYLRGDVSHTHDLENGSQLFGKVQGQLSSQPLINSEQLSGGGLGNARGYLEATALGDNGLFGTAEYRTRSFIGKRDDKGNQADEWRLHAFVDGGTLTVLKPLPSQKSFYNFFSAGVGTRLRLRDHYNGSLDIAVPLTNQTDAESGEVRVTFRGWAEF